A genome region from Arachis duranensis cultivar V14167 chromosome 8, aradu.V14167.gnm2.J7QH, whole genome shotgun sequence includes the following:
- the LOC107460068 gene encoding cleavage and polyadenylation specificity factor subunit 3-I, with product MASTATTQGPGPGAKRRDGGSSMSERKREEEQLIVTPLGAGNEVGRSCVYMSYKGKTILFDCGIHPAYYGMAALPYFDEIDPSTVDVLLITHFHLDHAASLPYFLQKTTFRGRVFMTYATKAIYKLLLSDYVKVSKVSVEDMLYDEHDINRSMDKIEVIDFHQTIEVNGIRFWCYTAGHVLGAAMFMVDIAGVRVLYTGDYSREEDRHLRAAETPQFSPDICIIESTYGVQHHQPRHTREKRFTDVIHSTISQGGRVLIPAFALGRAQELLLILDEYWANHPELQNIPIYYASPLAKKCLTVYETYTLSMNDRIKNAKSNPFAFKYISALSSIEVFKDIGPSVVMASPSGLQSGLSRQLFDMWCSDKKNSCIIPGYVVEGTLAKTIISEPKEVTLMNGLTAPLNMQVHYISFSAHADSAQTSAFLEELNPPNIILVHGEANEMGRLKQKLMSQFADRNTKILTPKNCQSVEMYFNSQKMAKTIGKLAEKTPEAGETVSGLLVKKGFAYQIMAPDDLHVFSQLSTASIAQRITIPYSGAFSIVQHRLKQIYESVESSVDEESGVPTLQVHECVTVKHESEKHVSLHWSSDPISDMVSDSIVALILNISRDAPKIIDDSDAIKIVEENEKKAEKVMHALLVSLFGDVKIGENGKLVINIDGNVAELNKESGEVESENEGLKERVKTAFRRIQSSVKPIPPSAA from the exons ATGGCATCAACGGCGACAACACAGGGACCGGGGCCAGGTGCGAAGAGGCGGGACGGCGGTTCATCAATGAGCgagaggaagagagaggagGAGCAGCTGATAGTGACGCCGCTGGGAGCGGGGAACGAAGTAGGGCGGTCGTGCGTTTACATGAGCTACAAAGGAAAGACCATCCTCTTCGATTGCGGCATCCACCCTGCCTACTACGGCATGGCGGCTCTCCCTTACTTCGACGAGATCGATCCCTCAACCGTCGACGTCCTCCTCATCACTCACTTCCATCTCGACCACGCCGCTTCCTTGCCTTACTTCCTTCAGAAGACCACCTTCCGCGGCCGCGTCTTCATGACCTACGCCACCAAAGCTATCTACAAGCTCCTCCTCTCCGATTATGTCAAGGTCAGCAAGGTCTCCGTTGAGGACATGCTCTACGACGAGCACGATATCAACCGCTCCATGGATAAAATCGAG GTTATTGATTTCCATCAAACTATAGAAGTGAACGGTATTCGATTCTGGTGTTATACTGCAGGCCATGTACTTGGTGCTGCTATGTTCATGGTGGACATTGCTGGAGTCCGAGTGCTTTACACCGGAGACTATTCACGGGAGGAAGACCGGCATCTTCGAGCTGCCGAGACCCCCCAGTTCTCCCCTGATATATGCATTATAGAGTCCACATATGGTGTGCAGCACCATCAGCCTCGGCACACACGAGAGAAACGCTTCACCGATGTTATCCATTCCACCATATCTCAAGGAGGTCGTGTGTTGATTCCGGCATTTGCCCTTGGTCGTGCACAGGAGCTCCTCCTTATCCTTGATGAATATTGGGCGAATCACCCGGAGCTCCAGAATATACCCATCTATTATGCTTCTCCTCTTGCAAAAAAATGCCTGACTGTGTATGAGACATACACCCTTTCCATGAATGATAGAATCAAGAATGCAAAGTCGAATCCATTTGCTTTCAAATACATATCGGCTTTGAGCAGCATTGAAGTCTTCAAAGATATAGGACCATCTGTGGTTATGGCAAGCCCTAGTGGTCTTCAGAGTGGGTTGTCACGGCAATTGTTCGATATGTGGTGCTCTGATAAGAAAAATTCTTGCATTATACCGGGGTATGTGGTTGAAGGGACATTGGCAAAAACCATCATCAGTGAACCCAAAGAGGTCACTCTCATGAACGGGCTCACTGCACCTCTCAACATGCAGGTGCACTACATTTCCTTTTCGGCTCATGCTGATTCTGCTCAAACAAGTGCATTCTTAGAAGAGCTCAATCCTCCTAACATAATTCTTGTTCATGGGGAAGCTAATGAGATGGGAAGGCTCAAACAGAAGCTCATGAGTCAATTTGCTGATCGGAACACTAAGATTCTTACTCCAAAAAACTGTCAATCTGTTGAGATGTATTTCAATTCGCAGAAAATGGCAAAAACCATTGGCAAGCTTGCTGAAAAAACGCCTGAAGCCGGTGAAACTGTTAGTGGTCTGCTAGTGAAAAAAGGCTTTGCATATCAGATAATGGCACCTGATGATCTCCATGTCTTCTCACAGCTATCGACAGCAAGCATTGCTCAGAGGATCACCATCCCATATTCAGGTGCCTTTAGTATTGTACAGCATAGACTAAAACAGATATATGAGAGTGTGGAGTCCTCTGTGGATGAAGAATCTGGAGTTCCAACATTGCAAGTCCATGAGTGCGTGACGGTGAAGCATGAGTCCGAGAAGCATGTTTCTCTGCACTGGTCATCCGATCCCATCAGTGACATGGTATCAGACTCCATTGTTGCTCTAATTTTAAACATCAGTCGCGATGCCCCAAAAATAATAGACGATTCAGATGCCATAAAAATTGTAGAAGAGAATGAGAAGAAAGCAGAGAAGGTTATGCATGCACTTCTCGTCTCGCTCTTTGGAGATGTAAAGATTGGAGAAAATGGGAAGTTGGTGATTAACATTGATGGCAATGTGGCAGAGCTCAATAAAGAAAGTGGAGAAGTTGAGAGTGAAAATGAAGGCCTTAAGGAAAGAGTTAAAACCGCATTTCGGCGGATTCAAAGTTCTGTGAAGCCGATTCCTCCTTCTGCAGCGTAG